From a single Leptidea sinapis chromosome 19, ilLepSina1.1, whole genome shotgun sequence genomic region:
- the LOC126969975 gene encoding uncharacterized protein LOC126969975, translating into MATKIESEPPQNYESGAEDGVDDEADKEEATDQEEVDDQEDADDLGEEEELRKPVNNNVANILARLQSSGALIRKPKQENHCFTCKEDFNNWEDLEHHLIQQHVSIPSIILEKLPSDDEETPPSGDENWSDEDEREVPPPKTPKKVDISQIMKNSGLSIKKSNDSNNPTSALNKLSGLGFTIKKNTTPIKKENNEDDPDKSNVIKKLGNLGGIKLKLKSDGSNTNTFKVVNGLKDFRTSDEEDVDSDRDEEKEQDEDDKDDGDEQSGSEDISQNKSNSRKPSESDCSDDSSISKINRSIPKLPQGIVLKPKNNAGSRAKTPVKTKPGNVKEENCTIERPVIKQIPKRISNHATPRQSRESPKITELPSSRKNSESSTPERRVSHETPTENVTIKKEVEDSSATTASVAPLFSNQIKTERTSPPLPDSSSTPILATIKTEVDAPPTQTTVSAATTTPLLPVTKVENAPMAIIEINGDSNDEDDDDCCVVSTTPAPDIKPKIEEIVPKIETVPIPTYTSTQSYSTPTFSTSSSNYSSAQSVTSSRFSSMPSTEKQHNFNWNAPDSKPITDHLYEKSADEIFESLLSSSSKKENLMSDVSEYISLDKLGPQHSCEVCNTRFTDISLLEDHRRMTGHSQSLIPHSNPTSTLLPYTPSSNILSSLLPVKQLAEQVGKLSNIGSGPGYTHQQNVMINIQAYPGTATGGVMMPPQAPYNNYQGQNMHGNYSQPGMYPNMSSQYQGGANYMGSGMPNYPNQYQQPPNSPYSSTMPPSSYPSAPAYSTPSPLQSMQQSVYGQSSTGMMNQPGTMGLPGASPNQQYPPVSSPAGLMKPPGNIKIQNVQTFPAGQVVGQPGKDSGPMNTTGQPPASQMHPPTQIRMASGVSPSGPRPRMPSIRGQRPTIRPGTQIQGQVRGKIGARMPIKRPGGPTQGPGLKRRPDMLLPGKHDNEDCQVMAMQKQRDGLPMIQSVQGAKDKLGSQISVTKKPVNKMANAMANVLASRGISIMQKQKSRTPSPERPLPHLPNLGSGVSIKHTSKSSNFSIPETKVGGGMLSCKYCKKMFMNQSSLQAHITNAHPQSKVPIFKCDECPASYPKSLQLQHHKRVFHNVSGANRELGLPVVDLSQTDNLKRLSNLGIYSFIPLANREQANGCFGIPVLSVHNMQGGLTSSLQALGADGLLSLGPLKALPNS; encoded by the coding sequence GTGCAGAAGATGGAGTAGATGACGAGGCAGACAAAGAGGAAGCCACTGACCAAGAAGAAGTGGATGACCAAGAAGACGCAGATGATCtaggagaagaagaagaacttAGAAAACCAGTTAATAACAATGTCGCTAACATTTTAGCCCGTCTACAGTCTTCTGGAGCACTCATTAGAAAACCTAAACAAGAAAATCATTGCTTCACTTGCAAAGAGGATTTTAACAATTGGGAAGACTTAGAACATCACTTAATACAACAACACGTTTCTATACCGTCAATTATATTAGAAAAACTGCCGTCCGACGACGAAGAGACGCCTCCTTCGGGAGATGAAAATTGGTCAGACGAAGATGAAAGGGAAGTCCCACCGCCAAAAACTCCCAAAAAGGTAGACATCTCACAAATCATGAAAAACTCGGggctttcaattaaaaaatcaaacgaTTCAAATAATCCGACATCGGCGTTGAATAAATTAAGTGGCTTGGGATTCACAATCAAAAAGAATACAACgccaattaaaaaagaaaacaatgaaGATGACCCAGATAAatctaatgttataaaaaaactagGTAATTTAGGTGGTATTAAGCTAAAATTAAAGTCAGATGGTAGTAATACTAATACATTTAAAGTAGTGAATGGTCTCAAAGATTTTAGAACTTCCGATGAGGAAGATGTAGATAGTGATCGCGATGAAGAAAAAGAACAAGATGAAGACGACAAAGATGATGGCGATGAGCAAAGTGGTTCTGAGGATATAAGTCAAAATAAATCTAATAGTAGAAAGCCATCAGAAAGTGATTGCTCTGATGATAGTAGTATAAGTAAGATTAATCGAAGTATACCAAAATTACCACAGGGAATTGTCCTTAAACCTAAAAATAATGCTGGCAGTAGAGCTAAGACGCCCGTTAAAACAAAGCCCGGTAACGTAAAAGAAGAAAATTGTACAATAGAAAGACCAGTTATTAAACAGATACCAAAACGAATTTCGAATCATGCTACACCCAGACAGAGCAGAGAGTCACCGAAAATTACAGAACTTCCATCATCAAGAAAGAATTCCGAATCCAGTACGCCGGAACGGCGAGTGTCACATGAAACGCCTACAGAAAATGTAACAATCAAAAAAGAGGTTGAAGATAGTAGTGCAACAACAGCCTCTGTTGCGCCCTTATTTTCAAACCAAATTAAAACCGAACGGACATCACCCCCCCTACCAGACAGTTCATCAACACCCATTTTGGCGACTATAAAGACAGAAGTGGATGCCCCTCCTACACAAACCACAGTCAGCGCTGCCACTACAACACCGCTATTACCTGTAACAAAAGTAGAAAATGCGCCAATGGCAATTATAGAAATTAATGGTGACTCAAATGATGAGGATGATGATGATTGCTGTGTGGTGTCGACAACTCCGGCTCCAGACATAAAACCGAAAATAGAAGAAATCGTACCAAAGATAGAAACTGTGCCCATACCAACTTACACTTCAACTCAATCATATTCTACTCCTACTTTCTCAACCTCATCAAGTAACTACTCTTCGGCACAAAGTGTAACATCATCGCGATTTTCATCTATGCCTTCAACAGAAAAACAACACAACTTTAATTGGAACGCGCCTGACTCAAAACCAATTACAGATCATTTGTATGAAAAAAGTGCTGATGAAATTTTCGAAAGTCTTCTGTCATCATCAAGCAAAAAAGAGAACTTAATGTCTGATGTGAGTGAATACATATCATTGGATAAATTGGGCCCACAGCATTCATGTGAGGTTTGCAACACGCGTTTCACTGACATATCGCTATTGGAAGATCATAGAAGAATGACGGGTCATTCGCAAAGCTTAATTCCACATTCTAATCCTACAAGTACACTTTTACCATACACTCCATCATCAAATATTCTTTCCAGTTTACTACCAGTAAAACAACTGGCAGAACAAGTCGGGAAATTATCAAATATAGGAAGTGGACCGGGATACACTCACCAACAAAATGTTATGATCAATATCCAGGCATATCCAGGGACAGCAACAGGGGGTGTAATGATGCCACCTCAAGCTCCTTATAACAACTATCAAGGACAAAATATGCACGGGAATTATTCGCAACCAGGCATGTATCCAAATATGTCATCACAATACCAAGGTGGCGCTAACTACATGGGGTCTGGCATGCCCAATTATCCGAACCAGTATCAACAACCTCCAAATTCACCTTACTCAAGTACAATGCCACCAAGTTCGTACCCGTCAGCTCCAGCGTATTCAACACCGTCTCCTCTTCAAAGCATGCAGCAATCAGTTTATGGACAGTCATCAACTGGAATGATGAATCAACCGGGAACAATGGGCCTTCCAGGAGCATCTCCTAATCAACAATACCCTCCCGTATCAAGCCCAGCTGGGCTAATGAAACCTCCTGGTAATATTAAAATTCAGAATGTTCAAACCTTCCCAGCAGGTCAAGTAGTCGGTCAACCTGGAAAAGATTCGGGACCAATGAATACTACTGGACAGCCCCCAGCTTCTCAAATGCATCCCCCTACTCAAATAAGAATGGCTTCTGGAGTGAGTCCATCAGGACCTCGACCGCGAATGCCCTCTATTAGAGGTCAGAGACCTACAATTAGACCAGGAACTCAAATCCAGGGACAAGTGAGAGGTAAAATTGGTGCTCGTATGCCTATAAAACGGCCTGGAGGCCCGACTCAAGGACCAGGACTAAAAAGACGACCTGACATGCTGCTTCCTGGAAAACATGATAACGAAGATTGCCAGGTTATGGCGATGCAAAAACAAAGGGACGGTCTGCCAATGATTCAAAGTGTTCAAGGCGCAAAAGACAAACTGGGCAGTCAAATATCGGTAACGAAGAAGCCAGTAAACAAAATGGCGAATGCAATGGCCAATGTCCTGGCGTCTCGGGGAATAAGCATTATGCAAAAGCAAAAGAGTCGGACACCGTCTCCTGAAAGGCCACTCCCTCACTTACCAAATCTTGGGTCGGGTGTCAGTATTAAACATACCTCGAAGTCCAGCAACTTCTCAATCCCTGAAACTAAAGTGGGCGGTGGTATGTTAtcttgtaaatattgtaaaaagatGTTTATGAACCAATCGTCTCTGCAAGCACACATCACGAATGCTCATCCTCAGAGTAAAGTGCCAATCTTCAAATGCGATGAATGCCCGGCATCATACCCCAAGTCGTTACAACTTCAGCACCATAAAAGGGTCTTTCATAACGTGAGTGGGGCAAATAGAGAATTAGGATTGCCTGTCGTTGATTTGTCACAAACAGATAATCTGAAGCGGCTCAGCAATTTAGGCATTTACAGTTTTATACCGTTGGCGAATCGGGAACAAGCTAATGGATGTTTTGGTATTCCAGTGTTGTCAGTTCATAACATGCAAGGTGGTTTAACTTCTAGTTTGCAGGCTCTTGGTGCTGACGGCCTATTAAGTTTAGGGCCTTTAAAAGCCTTACCGAATTCTTAA